One genomic region from Rosa rugosa chromosome 1, drRosRugo1.1, whole genome shotgun sequence encodes:
- the LOC133741277 gene encoding protein ELF4-LIKE 4 — protein MEGGIYTGIGNGTQLDSKVVQTFQKSFVQVQDILDQNRLLINEINQNHESKIPDNLSRNVGLIRELNNNIRRVVDLYADLSSNFSRSMEASSEGESAGTLKSDGKSSEKRIRSG, from the coding sequence ATGGAAGGTGGTATATATACTGGCATAGGAAATGGTACCCAGTTGGATAGCAAGGTTGTGCAGACATTTCAGAAGAGCTTTGTACAAGTACAGGACATTTTGGATCAGAACAGATTGCTAATAAATGAGATTAACCAAAACCATGAGTCCAAGATCCCTGATAACCTCAGCAGGAATGTGGGCTTAATTAGAGAGCTTAACAACAACATTAGAAGGGTGGTAGATCTCTACGCTGATCTCTCCAGCAATTTTTCCAGGTCAATGGAAGCCTCATCCGAAGGTGAATCTGCTGGGACTTTGAAATCGGATGGAAAATCTAGTGAGAAGAGAATTAGATCCGGGTAA